One region of Skermanella mucosa genomic DNA includes:
- a CDS encoding gamma-glutamyltransferase family protein: protein MFTTRPEILGTFGAVTSTHWLASAAGMAVLEKGGNAFDAAVATGFVLQIVEPHLNGPAGEVPILIYNASEDRVRVICGQGTAPGAATIQAYRDQGLSLIPGTGLLAAVVPGAFDAWLTMLRDHGTMELADVLEPAIYYAETGHPMLARVSQSIDTVSAMFREDWPTSAATWLPNGEVPKPGALFRNERLAATYKRLVREAQGPTRESRIQAARDQFYRGFVAEAIDGFCRTNEVMDVSGRRHRGLLSGQDMAGWKATYEDPLTYDYRNYTVCKTGPWGQGPVFLQQIALLKGFDLDSMDPNGPDFIHTVIECMKLAFADREAYYGDPDFVEVPVETLLSDAYNDERRKLVGDTASLELRPGRIPGFEGQADRAVPGVAGHAGSDSGAGAGEPTMAHLSEQRGERRGDTCHIDVIDRWGNMVSATPSGGWLQSSPIIPELGFALTSRAQMFWLEEGLPSSLAPGKRPRTTLTPSMALRDGKPYMAFGTPGGDQQDQWQPIFFLRHVHYGLNLQETIDQPLFHTDHFPGSFYPRASRPGSLSVEANLPASTIEELLRRGHNVEVMPEWSIGRLCAASREHGIIKAAATPRLMQAYAIGR from the coding sequence ATGTTCACCACCCGTCCGGAAATCCTCGGCACCTTCGGCGCCGTCACCTCGACCCACTGGCTGGCCTCAGCCGCCGGCATGGCGGTGCTGGAGAAGGGCGGCAACGCCTTCGACGCCGCCGTGGCTACCGGCTTCGTCCTCCAGATCGTCGAGCCGCACCTGAACGGGCCGGCCGGCGAGGTGCCGATCCTGATCTACAACGCGTCGGAGGACCGGGTCCGAGTGATCTGCGGCCAAGGCACCGCGCCGGGCGCCGCGACGATCCAGGCCTATCGCGACCAGGGCCTGTCGCTGATCCCCGGCACCGGCCTGCTCGCCGCCGTGGTCCCCGGCGCGTTCGACGCCTGGCTCACCATGCTGCGCGACCACGGCACCATGGAGCTGGCCGACGTGCTGGAGCCGGCGATCTACTACGCCGAGACCGGCCATCCCATGCTGGCCCGCGTCTCCCAGTCGATCGACACGGTCAGCGCCATGTTCCGGGAGGACTGGCCGACCTCCGCCGCGACCTGGCTGCCGAACGGCGAGGTGCCGAAGCCGGGCGCCCTGTTCCGCAACGAGCGCCTGGCCGCCACGTACAAGCGGCTGGTGCGCGAGGCCCAGGGGCCGACCCGCGAGTCCCGCATCCAGGCCGCCCGCGACCAGTTCTACCGCGGCTTCGTGGCCGAGGCGATCGACGGCTTCTGCCGGACCAACGAGGTCATGGACGTCTCCGGCCGCCGCCACCGCGGGCTGCTGAGCGGGCAGGACATGGCCGGCTGGAAGGCGACCTACGAGGACCCGCTGACCTACGACTACCGCAACTACACCGTCTGCAAGACCGGCCCCTGGGGCCAGGGTCCCGTCTTCCTCCAGCAGATCGCGTTGCTGAAGGGCTTCGACCTCGACAGCATGGACCCGAACGGCCCCGACTTCATCCATACCGTGATCGAGTGCATGAAGCTCGCCTTCGCCGACCGGGAGGCCTATTACGGCGATCCCGACTTCGTCGAGGTGCCGGTCGAGACCCTGCTGTCCGACGCCTACAACGACGAGCGCCGCAAGCTGGTCGGCGACACGGCGTCGCTGGAGCTGCGGCCGGGCCGCATCCCCGGCTTCGAGGGGCAGGCCGACCGGGCGGTTCCCGGCGTCGCGGGCCATGCGGGAAGCGACAGCGGCGCCGGGGCCGGCGAGCCGACCATGGCGCACCTGTCCGAGCAGCGCGGCGAGCGGCGCGGCGACACCTGCCATATCGACGTGATCGACCGCTGGGGCAACATGGTCTCCGCGACGCCCAGCGGCGGCTGGCTGCAAAGCTCCCCGATCATCCCGGAGCTGGGCTTCGCCCTGACCAGCCGGGCGCAGATGTTCTGGCTGGAGGAAGGCCTGCCGTCCAGCCTGGCGCCGGGCAAGCGCCCGCGTACGACGCTGACCCCGTCCATGGCGCTGCGCGACGGCAAGCCCTACATGGCGTTCGGTACCCCGGGCGGCGACCAGCAGGACCAGTGGCAGCCGATCTTCTTCCTGCGCCATGTCCATTACGGCCTGAACCTGCAGGAGACGATCGACCAGCCGCTGTTCCACACCGACCATTTCCCCGGCTCGTTCTATCCGCGCGCCAGCCGTCCGGGCAGCCTTTCGGTGGAGGCGAACCTGCCCGCCTCGACCATTGAGGAATTGCTGCGGCGCGGGCATAACGTCGAAGTAATGCCGGAATGGTCGATCGGCCGTCTGTGCGCTGCATCCCGGGAGCATGGCATCATCAAGGCGGCGGCGACGCCGCGCCTGATGCAGGCCTACGCGATCGGGCGTTAA
- a CDS encoding sulfite exporter TauE/SafE family protein, translated as MTPEITQLAVMAAVLLGVGLFGGILAGLLGVGGGIVIVPVLYHLLDLLDIDSDVAMQLAVGTSLSTIIPTSIMSMRAHLKKDAVDVALLKSWGPAIAFGVVIGAVLIGLVEGEVLIAVFAVTAAAVALHMAFAPESLRLSDHLPGGIPRFGIGTLIGLISTMMGIGGGTLTVPTLVLCSYPIRRAVGTASAIGLIIAFPGTIGAIIGGWGNDELPPFSLGNVNLVAFAILAPATMFAAPWGARMAHAIATRALRAVFALFLGITSARMFLDLLT; from the coding sequence GTGACCCCGGAGATTACCCAACTCGCCGTCATGGCGGCCGTCCTGCTGGGCGTCGGACTGTTCGGCGGGATTCTCGCCGGCCTGCTGGGCGTCGGCGGCGGTATCGTCATCGTTCCCGTGCTCTACCACCTGCTCGACCTGCTCGACATCGACAGCGACGTGGCGATGCAGCTCGCGGTCGGCACGTCGCTCTCCACCATCATCCCGACCTCGATCATGTCGATGCGCGCTCACCTGAAGAAGGACGCCGTCGACGTGGCCCTGCTGAAGAGCTGGGGACCCGCCATCGCGTTCGGCGTGGTGATCGGTGCCGTCCTCATCGGGCTGGTCGAAGGCGAGGTGCTGATCGCGGTGTTCGCCGTCACGGCCGCCGCGGTCGCCCTCCACATGGCGTTCGCGCCGGAGAGCCTGCGGCTGTCCGACCACCTGCCCGGGGGCATTCCCCGCTTCGGCATCGGCACCCTGATCGGCCTGATCTCCACCATGATGGGGATCGGCGGCGGCACCCTGACCGTGCCGACGCTGGTGCTGTGCAGCTATCCGATCCGCCGCGCCGTCGGCACCGCCTCCGCGATCGGCCTGATCATCGCCTTCCCAGGCACCATCGGTGCCATCATCGGCGGCTGGGGCAACGACGAACTGCCGCCCTTCTCGCTCGGCAACGTCAACCTCGTCGCCTTCGCGATCCTCGCCCCCGCCACCATGTTCGCGGCTCCCTGGGGCGCCAGGATGGCCCACGCCATCGCGACCCGCGCGCTCCGCGCCGTCTTCGCCCTGTTCCTGGGCATCACATCGGCCCGGATGTTCCTCGACCTGCTGACGTAG
- a CDS encoding DUF2336 domain-containing protein: MHSAMPSTPPTNLSLADVARLMDQPSVANRIDTAGKVAEQIRQGGLSGSAADMAADILMRFAQDAEIAVRQAVAWQFRNNDRLPESLAIHLAEDVAEVAAPVLSHHAGFEDAFLTTLIGKGDQRKMEAIAGRPRLSTVVSDALIDAGDVAVVSCLLANSGAEIAPDGFGRIVDRHGDHQSVATMVAQHPMLPAPVAWKLLGRVSAAVMRDLAKRHKIPDMVLERCITRGREAAMMMMIRPMLADGAHLRGFLEQMHWQRQLTTDLLFRMLCAGDLEAFITGMAVRCGVTREAAAVMVMDERPAGLRAAFDQAGMKAWLMEPFRIALGVARRWPRATLASRRRDFQIEVLARVFAECADTEERDVSDLILQVFDLRGDRSVAEARDRLNLPSPGVR; this comes from the coding sequence GTGCACTCAGCCATGCCCTCCACGCCGCCCACCAACCTGTCGCTGGCCGATGTCGCGCGTCTGATGGATCAGCCCTCGGTCGCCAATCGGATCGATACGGCCGGCAAGGTCGCGGAACAGATCCGCCAGGGCGGGCTTTCCGGGTCGGCCGCCGACATGGCCGCCGACATCCTGATGCGTTTCGCGCAGGATGCCGAGATCGCGGTCCGCCAAGCCGTCGCCTGGCAGTTCCGGAACAACGACCGTCTGCCGGAATCCCTCGCGATCCATCTGGCCGAGGACGTGGCGGAGGTGGCGGCCCCCGTGCTGAGCCACCATGCCGGCTTCGAGGACGCCTTCCTGACAACCCTGATCGGCAAGGGCGACCAGCGCAAGATGGAGGCGATCGCCGGACGGCCCCGCCTGTCCACCGTGGTCTCAGATGCCCTGATCGACGCCGGCGACGTGGCGGTCGTGTCCTGCCTGCTGGCCAATTCGGGCGCCGAGATCGCGCCGGACGGGTTCGGCCGCATCGTGGACCGGCACGGCGACCACCAGTCGGTGGCGACGATGGTCGCCCAGCATCCGATGCTGCCGGCGCCCGTCGCCTGGAAGCTGCTGGGCCGGGTTTCGGCTGCGGTCATGCGCGACCTCGCCAAGCGCCACAAGATCCCGGACATGGTGCTCGAACGCTGCATCACCCGCGGCCGGGAAGCCGCCATGATGATGATGATCCGTCCCATGCTGGCCGACGGCGCGCATCTGCGGGGCTTCCTGGAGCAGATGCACTGGCAGCGCCAGCTGACCACCGACCTGCTGTTCCGCATGCTGTGCGCCGGCGACCTGGAGGCCTTCATCACCGGGATGGCCGTCCGCTGCGGCGTCACCCGCGAAGCCGCGGCGGTCATGGTGATGGACGAGCGCCCGGCGGGCCTCCGCGCCGCCTTCGACCAGGCCGGCATGAAGGCCTGGCTGATGGAACCCTTCCGCATCGCCCTGGGCGTCGCGCGGCGCTGGCCCCGGGCGACGCTGGCCAGCCGCCGCCGCGATTTCCAGATCGAGGTGCTGGCCCGCGTCTTCGCCGAGTGCGCCGACACCGAGGAGCGCGACGTCAGCGACCTGATCCTCCAGGTCTTCGACCTGAGGGGCGACCGCTCCGTCGCCGAGGCCCGGGACCGGCTCAACCTGCCGTCTCCCGGCGTCCGATAA
- a CDS encoding enoyl-CoA hydratase — MTDRLIAERQGPIGWITFSNPERHNALKVEMWQALPEALARFEANEDVKVIVLRGAGDKAFISGADISEFEEMRSSEEAVLAYEDLAEGSMRALQTVAKPTIAMIRGYCIGGGLGVAISCDIRIAAEGSTFAIPAGRLGLGYRFSGVKRLHDLVGPAFAKEIFFTARRFPAEEAMRIGLINRMVPDGDLDRAVAETCATIADNAPLTVRSVKLMIEELGKPAGEPDAEMCERLVRGCFASEDYTEGRRAFMEKRKPVFRGR, encoded by the coding sequence ATGACCGACCGCTTGATCGCCGAACGGCAGGGGCCGATCGGCTGGATCACCTTCTCGAACCCGGAACGCCACAATGCTCTGAAGGTCGAGATGTGGCAGGCCCTGCCGGAGGCGCTCGCCCGGTTCGAGGCCAACGAGGACGTCAAGGTCATCGTGCTGCGCGGGGCCGGCGACAAGGCCTTCATCTCCGGCGCGGACATTTCCGAGTTCGAGGAGATGCGCTCCTCGGAAGAGGCCGTGCTGGCCTACGAGGACTTGGCCGAGGGATCGATGCGGGCGCTTCAGACGGTGGCGAAGCCGACGATCGCCATGATCCGGGGCTATTGCATCGGCGGCGGCCTGGGGGTCGCGATCAGCTGCGACATCCGGATCGCGGCGGAAGGCTCGACCTTCGCCATTCCGGCCGGACGGCTGGGCCTGGGCTACCGCTTCAGCGGGGTCAAGCGGCTGCACGACCTGGTCGGGCCGGCCTTCGCGAAGGAGATCTTCTTCACCGCCCGGCGCTTTCCGGCGGAGGAGGCGATGCGGATCGGCCTGATCAACCGGATGGTGCCGGACGGCGACCTGGACCGCGCCGTGGCGGAGACCTGCGCCACCATCGCCGACAACGCGCCGCTCACCGTGCGCTCGGTCAAGCTGATGATCGAGGAACTGGGCAAGCCGGCGGGCGAACCCGACGCCGAGATGTGCGAACGCCTGGTGCGCGGCTGCTTCGCCAGCGAGGATTACACCGAGGGCAGGCGCGCCTTCATGGAAAAGCGCAAGCCGGTGTTCCGCGGCCGTTAG
- a CDS encoding Hpt domain-containing protein, translating to MASDHTIDADLVAELLPFFIDDVIERLGTVEEMVVRFSKETAVKPDSFELLRHVHSIKGAAASFGFPTIALIAHHLEDYIIATGNFREAAVEGILEHVQAIGRIVESRRDPGSEEGRRVLKSLPDFHPSPALRRTAAQKTVLFIGPRNIQLRLMEPEIRATGFRLVALSNSFQGIESAIRTRPDLILISNIIDILDGVDVARMIRVCEVTQCIPLIVVASKLDAEPVGARLRRQGGGILVVRKGEDFAADFAKALVALEVV from the coding sequence ATGGCAAGCGACCATACCATTGATGCCGATCTGGTTGCTGAACTATTACCTTTCTTCATCGACGACGTCATCGAAAGGTTAGGCACCGTAGAGGAGATGGTCGTCCGCTTCTCCAAGGAGACTGCGGTCAAGCCGGACTCGTTCGAACTGTTGCGGCATGTCCACAGCATCAAGGGCGCCGCCGCCAGTTTCGGCTTTCCGACCATCGCGCTGATCGCCCACCACCTCGAAGACTACATCATCGCGACCGGCAACTTCCGCGAAGCGGCGGTCGAGGGCATCCTGGAGCATGTCCAGGCGATCGGGCGGATCGTCGAGTCCCGGCGCGATCCGGGCAGCGAGGAGGGCCGCCGGGTCCTCAAGTCGCTGCCGGACTTCCACCCCTCGCCGGCGCTGCGCCGGACGGCGGCCCAGAAGACGGTGCTGTTCATCGGCCCGCGCAACATCCAGCTCCGCCTGATGGAGCCGGAAATCCGGGCGACCGGCTTCCGGCTGGTGGCCCTGTCCAACTCGTTCCAGGGGATCGAAAGCGCGATCCGGACCCGGCCCGACCTGATCCTGATCAGCAACATCATCGACATCCTGGACGGCGTGGACGTCGCCCGGATGATCCGGGTCTGCGAGGTGACCCAGTGCATCCCGCTGATCGTGGTCGCCTCCAAGCTGGACGCGGAGCCGGTCGGCGCCCGGCTGCGGCGCCAGGGCGGCGGTATCCTGGTGGTCCGCAAGGGAGAGGATTTCGCGGCCGATTTCGCCAAGGCGCTCGTGGCGCTCGAAGTGGTCTGA
- a CDS encoding ATP-binding protein encodes MNVSIDMGSTQGGSPATLNLEELLATRLLVQGNSGSGKSHLLRRLVEQSAAWVQQAILDPEGDFVTLAERFGHVVVDASAHSEGQLQRIAARVREHRVSVVLNLEGLDVELQMRHAAAFLGGLFDADRDFWYPMLVVVDEAQMFAPAAAGEVADEARKVSLGAMTNLMCRGRKRGLAGVIATQRLAKLAKNVAAEASNFLMGRTFLDIDMARAADLLGMERRQAEMFRDLERGHFIALGPALSRRPLPLRIGTVETTGRTGSPKLTPLPSTAPEDARDLILQPGEPEPPPRPVIRRPAPAAAPNMDILFQLAQSRPVLTPPPEEAEEQGPEIDREPLLDDILRKILADPEAAFRSVAVLYQDFLVRCRIHKVPGAPLDLAAFKRRLSAARAGVGEQTADGPEWEQASAIAADLPEDIQGVFLLIARAAIERAPCPSDAELARAVGSRSPGRARRLLTYMDQRGFVVSRNDGAGNRIIALPGLGWETAPGDPNASDDAAAPQGGLFDVA; translated from the coding sequence ATGAATGTCAGCATCGACATGGGTTCGACGCAGGGAGGATCGCCGGCGACGCTGAATCTGGAGGAACTGCTGGCGACCCGGCTGCTGGTCCAGGGCAACTCCGGTTCCGGCAAGTCGCACCTCCTGCGCCGCCTGGTCGAACAGAGCGCCGCCTGGGTCCAGCAGGCGATCCTCGACCCCGAAGGGGATTTCGTGACCCTGGCCGAACGGTTCGGCCATGTGGTGGTCGATGCCTCGGCCCATTCCGAAGGGCAGCTCCAGCGGATCGCGGCGCGGGTGCGCGAGCATCGCGTGTCGGTCGTGCTCAACCTGGAAGGGCTCGACGTCGAGCTTCAGATGCGCCACGCCGCCGCTTTCCTCGGCGGGCTGTTCGACGCCGACCGGGACTTCTGGTACCCGATGCTGGTCGTGGTGGACGAGGCCCAGATGTTCGCCCCCGCGGCGGCCGGCGAGGTCGCGGACGAGGCGCGCAAGGTGTCGCTCGGCGCCATGACCAACCTGATGTGCCGCGGGCGCAAGCGCGGGCTTGCCGGCGTCATCGCGACCCAGCGCCTCGCCAAGCTCGCCAAGAACGTCGCGGCGGAAGCCTCCAACTTCCTGATGGGCCGCACCTTCCTCGACATCGACATGGCGCGCGCCGCCGACCTGCTGGGCATGGAGCGCCGCCAGGCCGAGATGTTCCGCGACCTGGAACGCGGCCATTTCATAGCCCTGGGGCCGGCCCTGTCCCGCCGCCCGCTGCCGCTCCGCATCGGCACGGTCGAGACCACCGGGCGGACCGGCAGCCCCAAGCTGACTCCGCTGCCCTCGACCGCGCCGGAGGACGCCCGGGACCTGATCCTCCAGCCCGGCGAGCCCGAGCCGCCGCCCCGCCCGGTGATTCGCCGGCCGGCCCCGGCCGCCGCCCCCAACATGGACATCCTGTTCCAGCTCGCCCAGTCGCGCCCCGTCCTGACGCCGCCGCCCGAGGAGGCGGAGGAGCAGGGGCCGGAGATCGACCGCGAACCTCTTCTGGACGACATCCTGCGCAAGATCCTGGCCGACCCGGAAGCCGCGTTCCGATCGGTCGCGGTGCTGTACCAGGATTTCCTGGTCCGCTGCCGCATCCACAAGGTTCCCGGCGCTCCCCTGGACCTCGCCGCCTTCAAGCGCCGACTGTCCGCCGCCCGCGCCGGCGTCGGCGAGCAGACCGCCGACGGTCCCGAATGGGAGCAGGCGTCCGCCATCGCCGCCGACCTGCCGGAGGACATCCAGGGCGTTTTCCTGCTGATCGCCCGCGCCGCCATCGAGCGTGCGCCCTGCCCGTCCGACGCCGAACTGGCCCGCGCCGTCGGCAGCCGGTCGCCGGGCCGCGCCCGCCGGCTGCTGACCTACATGGACCAGCGCGGCTTCGTGGTCAGCCGCAACGACGGCGCCGGCAACCGCATCATCGCCCTGCCCGGCCTGGGATGGGAGACCGCCCCCGGCGACCCCAACGCCTCCGACGACGCGGCGGCCCCGCAGGGCGGCCTGTTCGACGTGGCGTGA